The Rutidosis leptorrhynchoides isolate AG116_Rl617_1_P2 unplaced genomic scaffold, CSIRO_AGI_Rlap_v1 contig469, whole genome shotgun sequence genomic sequence AGCTGGAGTTTTTATTTGTGCCCATGTTGACAGGCTGACGGTACACTCGCCCATGCTGACGGGTTGACGGTACATTAACGTTTCAAAACTGATGGAGTTCGACGATTTCTAAAAATGTTTTATGATGATTTGGTTTCGGAAATGATAATGCAAAGTTTATTGATGACAAAATGATTTAAGATGTTATGATCCAAATGTTTTTACGTAATCAATGCTTCATTAAATGTTTTCAATATAAAACCTCACTAAGCATTATAACTTACCCTTTTCGAAAAATATATGTTTCTCTCCAGTTTTCATGAAAAAGTAAAGGTCCGGATTACGAGGCATCAATAGGGTCCGCGACGAATAAAAGCAATACTTAATTGCTAAAATATCTATAGATTACACAAGATATATGAGTATTCAAGATCAACAGACAAGTAAACGATGAGATCATGATCATCCTTGTCTATAAATAAAAGATCTATGTCTCATTTGCAACTTGCTCAAAAAGGAGAGAGAGAGTGAGGCATATATAAAGAGAAGAAATAAACTTTGCCTCTGTATTGCCCGATGTAGCATCAATTCTTTTATGAGTTCGATCATATAAGCAATTAAATCAGGATTGAGAAGTTGAGATATTAGAGGGCGTAGGGCTATAAAGATTGTATTCGGAGTGACATACTACAAACGAACCTTAAACAAAATTGTTAGGGTTGAAGGTGAGACTTACATCAAGAGGATAATTAAGCTTAGAGTGATCTATTGCGACAGACCTCTGGAGCGGCTTTGTACCCGCTCTTGACAAGTATCATCATTTCGTACTATGAGCTCGTGGTATAGGATTGAAATCCACCCAATCGAAGAGTGTATGTTGCGTTGATGAGCGATCGTGGTTTCCTAGATGGCTCGTTGTATGCATCCCGGAGAAATCCAATTAGCTGCAATAAAATCCTCTGCCATACATAAACCTCGCTGCTATCGCAGATGATACAGGAATCGAGCAAACAGAATCAGCCCAAGCCCCAAGGATTGAGCCGGAAAATTTTTAGTCAAGGGGCCAAGGACCAATATGTATATTTCTCATATTTATGACTTGTTTTTGCTAAGTTTTCTTTTCAACAGGGGCAGACAGCAATATTTTGAGGAGCCTTTTAGCAATTGTTTAATAATTATAGGGAGGGCCAAAATTGAATCACAtgttaatttccaacaaaaatggcACCTTTGTTTTGATAGCCAAATCAAACCCAAAGTAGCTAGAGCGTACAATGCAGGCGATTTTTTTATGAAGTTGAAATGAAACGATAAGCGACAACAAATCCCTCCGTCGTTAATTAACTTTATTACATTTCTTAGGAGAGATGACACTTAGTTAGGGAccaatttattgttatttaatcactACTTTTTGTTCACCAACACTCGTAGAATTTGATGTCAACTCGAAGCTTGAAATAAACTTCACCTTCATAAGCATCGGTCATCAATGTAGCAATTCCTCTATGCATGAAGAAATCTCCAGTCCCACCATTCACATAGATATCTCTAGTCTTCACCATTATGGGATCAGCTCCAGCGAAATTTATTGAACCCTTATAGTAATCAGTACTATTAAGAACAAATGAGAATCCAAGCCAAGAAGTATACGCATTTTTGGTATCGTACAAGTACATGCCCTGTGCGCGACCGACAGGTGACGAATGGAGATTGTTGTCTAACGTTATAGGGTCATCGAACACGGCAATGTTCCCAAAATGGAATTGTCCGGCCAAAATTGTCATGTTGGCTCCTTCCGAAGCCGCCACGATCGCCGACGTTGCATTTTCTTTGTTCTTGCCATTGTAGATTATGTCGTGGAAGTATAAGACCAAGTTTTTGCATGGATGGTATTGCTTTTTTGGGTGTTGTATAAGCCTGTTGGAGTAGATCATCTCAAGGAGCTTGAGGTCATTGAAGCTCAAACTGCAACTGGGAAGAAGGAGAAAAAGAAATTGAAGGCTGTAGATAACTTCCGCAAAAGCAACCAAACTTGAAGAAGAAACAGTCAACTGTAACTGAGCCCGTCTTTGACAATTCGATCGTGGAAAGCTTCTACAAGATGTTAGTAGAGTTTTCGAAGAAGAATGAAGCGAAACTGTGCACGGGAAGGTCGAACAGTCTTGAAAAGGAGTGTTTCTGCAGAAAGGACGAAACAGCACATCGTCAAAAATAGGAGGACTTGGCTGTACCTGCTGGAAAAGTTGGGGACTCAGAAGACGTTTCAGAAAGTCTCCCGACGGAAATCATTGCAGACGATCTGCGGACCGGCCGGAGCAAAGTCGGAGGTCGTGGCATACACCAAAATGCTCAGGAAGGTGTCATCTACAACGCTTCTTCGAGCAATTGATCCACAATTCCCTGAATCGAAAAGCCCCAATTCGGTTAGGGTTCTATCTTTAATCTTCAGTCTAAGTAGTTAATTTCTGCAGTATTCAATAAATTAGCTAGATGGGTAGCTTCGTCTTGATGAAACGAAGAAGTTCATATGTTCAATTCGGTCTGAGATGGTCTGAAAGTCGTAATGTGTGTTCGAGTTACTTTCTGAGGAACGGAGATTAAGCATTGTTAATCTAAGGCATGGCAGCTGTATTTGTTAACTGAAAAACGTTGAGAATACTCCATTGAAGGTGACTGAAGGTTTACATTGAAGTTCTAAAGCAATCGTGAAATGGGTCTGTAGCTAAGAGAAAGCTTGGCCGTCAAGTAAACGGCGAAATTCAAATTTAATTGTTGTTTTCTTCAAAGTTAAAGTTCAGTGAAGTTGTTAGTAGTAGGTAGATGAAGTTTAGAAGAAGATTCAGCCATGATTGAGCTCAGAACAAAAGTCAagccaaaagtcaacaaaaatagtGTTTTTCGCGAGGAAGAAGACGAAGTTCAGTTTGCCATTCTTACTGTTTTACGGTGATGTTTTACTCGAATATGCTTTATGACCAAGTCAAGAGGTTAATTACAGTTGTAATTGGAAAAGAGAGACGATATAGCGTGGGAGAATACCACTTTTAGTTTTTTCACTTTACTGTTAATGGTTTCTGGTTTTCCTTAAAATCCAGGCTATAATTTGCTTTATTTTTTCAATTAGAGACGTCGAGCGTGTTCGACTCTATATATAGGATCCTTCTGTTATTTGGAAAACAAGTTAGATGTGCGAGAAAATGAAAATCAGAAATTGAAATCGCCATTTTTCTTCTTTTTACAGTTTCAAAAGCTTGGTTGCATTGGTGAGAGAAACCTTAGATTTCCAGTAACCCAAATTAGTTTTCTAGGACCCAAACAATTTAGATACCAACGTTAAGTCTTAGAATTAAGTTTAGCATCAAATCGTTTCACAAATGGATATGATTACAATTCTGTTTTAGTATATTAGTTTTCTTAATCTTCGTCTTCTTCATTTCGTTTTCTGGGCTGTGTTGGCTTCAACTCCAGTTCCTGTGTTGCTCTTTCTGTGCTCACAGCTTTATTTTAGTTTTCGTTTACTTGCTTCCTGTGCTCACAGTTTCAGGAAGAATCCAACAGTGGCATCAAGAGCTTTGGGTAAAATCAGGGACCTGTAAGCATGAATATCGATCTCTCAGGTAATAATCTTGGGGTTTTTAAGTTTACTGGTGAAGATTATGATTTTTGGTCTATAATGGCTGGTGATGTTTTAGATAGTGTAGGATGGACGGATGTAGTGATAAGAGGGGTTGAGAGTTTGCCTGTTGGAGTTAGAAT encodes the following:
- the LOC139883894 gene encoding disease resistance response protein 206-like, producing the protein MPRPPTLLRPVRRSSAMISVGRLSETSSESPTFPAVSLHSSSKTLLTSCRSFPRSNCQRRAQLQLTVSSSSLVAFAEVIYSLQFLFLLLPSCSLSFNDLKLLEMIYSNRLIQHPKKQYHPCKNLVLYFHDIIYNGKNKENATSAIVAASEGANMTILAGQFHFGNIAVFDDPITLDNNLHSSPVGRAQGMYLYDTKNAYTSWLGFSFVLNSTDYYKGSINFAGADPIMVKTRDIYVNGGTGDFFMHRGIATLMTDAYEGEVYFKLRVDIKFYECW